A window from Leptospira meyeri encodes these proteins:
- a CDS encoding response regulator, with translation MINLLAVDDEMINLMIIDESLSDKGFTVVKAKDGEEAFQILSSGSTLFHAIILDRLMPKMDGIELLKKIKRSEKYKDIPVIFQTAMSSITDMTEGLDAGAFYYLTKPYSRTLLIRIVQTAVEHFIKLQRAKEDLHKGMGALRHMVTGEFRIRSIRESHELAPLLANACPDPERVLTGIMEILNNAIEHGNLGISYQEKSELHDNDKLMEEIFRRLDTPEFKDKFVKVTFEKNDERIEIRVSDQGKGFDWQRYLSVEAMTKNAFKTHGRGIFMARKLSFDDLSYTDEGRTAVIRIDLSNKQGNLLTDFQE, from the coding sequence ATGATTAATTTACTAGCCGTTGACGATGAAATGATCAATTTGATGATCATCGATGAATCACTTTCTGATAAAGGATTTACCGTCGTAAAAGCAAAGGATGGTGAAGAGGCATTTCAAATCCTTAGTTCTGGTTCTACACTTTTTCATGCAATCATTTTGGATCGACTTATGCCAAAGATGGATGGAATCGAACTGCTAAAAAAAATCAAACGATCTGAAAAGTACAAAGACATTCCAGTTATTTTCCAAACAGCGATGAGTTCAATCACGGATATGACAGAAGGTTTGGATGCTGGTGCTTTTTATTATTTAACCAAACCATATTCGAGAACATTATTAATTCGTATTGTCCAAACGGCGGTTGAACATTTTATCAAACTCCAAAGAGCCAAAGAAGATCTCCATAAAGGAATGGGTGCTCTTCGTCATATGGTCACCGGTGAATTTCGTATTCGGTCCATTCGCGAGTCGCATGAGTTAGCACCGCTTCTTGCCAATGCTTGTCCTGATCCCGAACGTGTGTTAACTGGTATAATGGAAATTTTAAACAATGCCATTGAACATGGAAATTTGGGAATTTCTTATCAAGAAAAATCAGAACTCCACGACAATGATAAACTTATGGAAGAAATTTTCAGAAGGCTGGATACACCGGAGTTTAAAGATAAATTTGTAAAAGTTACCTTTGAAAAAAATGACGAACGTATTGAAATTCGAGTGAGTGACCAAGGGAAAGGTTTTGATTGGCAAAGATATTTGTCAGTGGAAGCAATGACAAAGAATGCTTTCAAAACCCATGGTCGTGGGATTTTTATGGCTCGAAAGTTATCTTTTGACGACCTTTCTTATACAGACGAAGGTAGAACAGCTGTCATTCGAATTGACCTGTCTAATAAACAAGGGAATTTACTTACTGACTTTCAAGAATAA
- a CDS encoding quinone-dependent dihydroorotate dehydrogenase, protein MFYNHLIKPILFHLDPESAHHLAATFLSLSQKIPFFHKTLSSIFAYKSERLEQTIQGIHFPNPLGLAAGFDKTAELFPTMIHMGFGFIEVGTITAKGQPGNDKPRLFRYPKHKALINRMGFNNPGADIAESNIKKQQKSGVRGINAGKSKITELENAVGDYVYTLQKLVPYGDYAVINISSPNTPGLRSLQSKKTLIDLIEGIQSAFNNKFPIPLYLKFAPDLSEEELIENLKVCLDYKINGVILTNTTLNKDVLGEKNPEEGGLSGGPLFDRSLHFVSLAYKTLQGKIPIIGVGGIDSGEKAQRMMEAGANLIQIYTGYIYEGPFLPYQICSYLDKVVKEKKLNSISELVGSGNK, encoded by the coding sequence TTGTTTTACAATCACCTGATCAAACCAATTCTATTCCACTTGGATCCAGAATCCGCACACCATTTGGCAGCAACGTTCCTTTCACTTTCGCAAAAGATCCCTTTTTTCCATAAGACACTTTCTTCAATATTTGCATACAAATCGGAACGGCTGGAACAAACCATCCAAGGAATCCATTTCCCCAATCCATTAGGACTTGCCGCAGGATTCGACAAAACAGCAGAACTTTTTCCCACAATGATTCATATGGGATTTGGATTTATTGAAGTAGGAACGATCACTGCAAAAGGACAACCAGGCAACGATAAACCAAGGCTCTTCCGTTATCCCAAACACAAAGCCCTGATCAACCGAATGGGATTCAATAATCCTGGGGCCGACATTGCCGAATCCAATATCAAAAAACAACAAAAGTCCGGTGTACGGGGAATCAATGCGGGAAAATCAAAAATCACAGAATTAGAAAATGCAGTCGGTGACTATGTATATACGCTTCAGAAATTAGTTCCCTATGGGGATTATGCTGTGATCAATATCAGCTCTCCCAATACTCCGGGTTTGCGTTCCCTCCAATCGAAAAAAACTCTTATCGATCTCATCGAAGGAATCCAATCTGCATTCAATAACAAGTTTCCCATTCCTTTGTATCTAAAATTTGCTCCCGATCTCTCGGAAGAGGAATTAATCGAAAATCTAAAAGTATGTTTGGATTATAAAATTAACGGAGTCATTCTGACCAACACGACACTCAATAAAGACGTACTCGGTGAAAAAAATCCAGAAGAAGGAGGACTCTCTGGAGGACCACTTTTCGATAGATCCCTTCATTTTGTATCCCTTGCTTACAAAACTCTCCAAGGTAAAATTCCCATCATTGGTGTAGGAGGAATTGACTCAGGAGAAAAAGCACAAAGGATGATGGAGGCAGGTGCCAACCTGATTCAAATTTACACTGGTTACATTTATGAAGGACCGTTTCTTCCTTACCAAATTTGTTCTTATCTCGACAAAGTGGTAAAAGAAAAAAAACTCAATAGTATCTCTGAACTTGTAGGATCAGGAAACAAATAA
- a CDS encoding RluA family pseudouridine synthase codes for MKQKTNTRFLPKGLTILHEDRDILVVDKPHGLLTIATESEKSKTAYAALMDYVKKGSERSKNRIYIVHRLDRETSGILVFAKTETAKQTLQESWEKTKKIYLAVSHGVWKEKSGMIQSYLVESKAHRVYSTDDPELGKLSKTKFKILKETNLYSLLEIELLTGRKNQIRVHLSDKKHPIVGDTKYGNDTRTYPRMALHSFSIQLTHPFNKEVLTFETKIPAYISGLVGGYERKINES; via the coding sequence ATGAAACAAAAGACAAATACCAGATTTTTGCCAAAAGGCTTAACCATCCTTCATGAAGACAGAGACATCCTTGTCGTAGATAAACCTCATGGCCTTCTGACCATTGCAACAGAATCCGAAAAATCAAAAACCGCCTATGCTGCCCTTATGGATTATGTGAAAAAAGGGAGTGAACGATCCAAAAATAGAATCTACATTGTTCACCGGTTAGACAGAGAAACTTCAGGAATTTTGGTTTTTGCAAAAACAGAAACTGCAAAACAAACTCTGCAAGAATCATGGGAGAAAACAAAAAAAATATATCTAGCTGTCAGCCATGGTGTTTGGAAAGAGAAATCTGGAATGATTCAATCTTATCTGGTCGAATCCAAAGCCCATCGAGTGTATTCCACTGACGATCCGGAATTAGGAAAACTTTCTAAAACAAAATTCAAAATCCTCAAAGAAACAAATTTATATTCACTTTTAGAAATCGAATTATTAACGGGTCGCAAAAATCAAATTCGCGTTCACTTATCAGACAAAAAACATCCAATTGTTGGAGATACAAAATACGGGAATGACACAAGAACTTATCCAAGAATGGCATTACATTCTTTTTCAATTCAATTGACTCATCCCTTCAATAAAGAAGTACTTACATTTGAAACCAAAATTCCGGCTTATATTTCGGGTCTTGTCGGTGGATATGAAAGGAAAATAAATGAATCATAA
- a CDS encoding EAL domain-containing protein, which yields MQTLESMQVNHYVPLFQPIFSVEEQTVVAYESLGRRRDETGNLVSIPEFSDPHVSALRMSLIDQQLLGLALIKIQTTNDLLFVNMSPDQVILEYEESRSNTLPISDLVNSFGIPLNRIVIEITEKSGSYGTDVLAAGVELLREQGFGIALDDVGSESSNLERLGAIKPDIIKIDLNLLKKSIEKREYQSILEYLKQISLSIGSQLLFEGIETEEELYRAISSGASLLQGYFLGRPSDLDHDKKAICDTVVPHLQLYHEQKRKEVATEIEFEKQIKSKLNTINLKTIKLDNRVIIDPNSFFKIDSHVKRVYVTDWLGTQVSPYYERTSEMGFNENLLLIQKNWSYMPFFYKHVKQVFRDSENWQVSDPYWDKELKKNVIVFSRVNEMGYSFFVDLALD from the coding sequence ATGCAGACTTTAGAATCTATGCAAGTGAATCATTATGTCCCTTTATTCCAACCGATCTTTTCCGTAGAGGAACAGACAGTGGTCGCATACGAATCCCTGGGTCGGAGAAGAGACGAAACTGGGAATTTGGTTTCAATTCCAGAATTCAGCGATCCGCATGTTTCGGCCCTTCGGATGAGTTTGATCGATCAGCAGTTGCTTGGACTCGCCCTGATAAAAATTCAAACAACGAATGATTTACTTTTTGTTAACATGTCTCCTGACCAAGTGATTTTGGAATATGAAGAAAGCCGTTCGAATACATTGCCCATTTCAGATTTGGTCAACAGTTTTGGAATTCCATTAAATCGAATCGTCATCGAGATCACCGAAAAATCAGGAAGTTATGGAACTGATGTATTGGCAGCGGGAGTTGAACTTTTACGCGAACAAGGTTTTGGAATTGCTTTGGATGATGTTGGTTCTGAATCTTCCAACTTAGAACGATTAGGTGCTATTAAACCTGATATCATAAAAATCGATTTGAATTTATTAAAAAAATCAATCGAAAAAAGAGAATACCAATCCATTTTAGAATATTTAAAACAAATTTCTTTAAGCATTGGTTCCCAATTGCTTTTTGAAGGAATTGAAACTGAAGAGGAGTTGTACCGGGCAATTAGTTCCGGAGCAAGTCTTTTGCAGGGATATTTTTTAGGAAGACCTTCTGATTTAGATCATGATAAAAAAGCAATTTGTGATACTGTAGTACCTCATTTACAATTGTATCATGAACAGAAACGAAAAGAAGTCGCTACTGAGATTGAATTTGAAAAACAAATCAAATCGAAGTTAAATACAATTAATTTAAAAACAATAAAACTAGATAATCGAGTCATCATCGACCCAAATTCATTTTTTAAAATAGATTCACATGTAAAAAGAGTTTATGTGACAGACTGGTTGGGCACTCAAGTATCACCGTATTATGAACGGACAAGTGAAATGGGTTTTAACGAAAACCTTTTGTTAATTCAGAAAAACTGGTCTTATATGCCTTTTTTTTATAAACACGTGAAACAAGTATTTCGCGATTCAGAGAATTGGCAAGTGAGTGATCCTTATTGGGATAAGGAACTAAAAAAGAATGTAATTGTCTTCTCACGAGTGAATGAAATGGGTTATTCTTTTTTTGTGGACTTGGCATTAGATTAA
- a CDS encoding HAD family hydrolase has translation MNHKGFIFDMDGVVVDNHSFHFKAWMEFSKKYNFPLNSEIYRDTFNGKTNADLFRMIFGDISDKECKQYGDEKESWYQTLYKKEMKPHTGLIEYLYFLKDKKVKIALGTSAPPMNVDFTLDNLSLRHFFDVIVDGTRVDQGKPHPQVYQLCAKELGLEPKECVVFEDSLAGLQSGKSAGCSIIGVATSHTEAELKNHVNQIIPNFTSPKVFLL, from the coding sequence ATGAATCATAAAGGATTTATTTTTGATATGGATGGTGTGGTTGTAGACAATCATTCTTTTCATTTCAAAGCATGGATGGAATTTTCTAAAAAATATAATTTTCCGTTAAACTCTGAAATCTATCGAGATACATTCAATGGTAAAACCAATGCCGATCTTTTTAGAATGATTTTTGGAGATATCTCTGACAAAGAATGTAAACAGTATGGTGATGAAAAAGAAAGTTGGTACCAAACTTTATACAAAAAAGAAATGAAACCACATACAGGGTTAATTGAGTATTTGTATTTTTTAAAAGACAAAAAAGTAAAAATTGCTTTGGGAACTTCTGCTCCTCCTATGAACGTAGATTTTACTTTAGATAATCTTTCACTACGACATTTTTTTGATGTGATCGTGGACGGAACGAGAGTTGACCAAGGCAAACCACACCCCCAAGTTTACCAACTGTGTGCAAAAGAATTAGGACTCGAACCAAAAGAATGTGTGGTATTTGAAGATTCGTTAGCTGGCCTACAATCAGGAAAGTCAGCAGGATGTTCCATCATTGGTGTAGCTACTTCTCATACTGAAGCAGAACTAAAAAACCATGTAAACCAAATCATCCCAAACTTCACTAGTCCAAAAGTGTTTCTTTTATAA
- a CDS encoding TetR/AcrR family transcriptional regulator: protein MVEKSLKLNKSEEILTAALELFTAKGFDGTAVPLIAERANVAAGTIYRYFASKEELVNSLFQRWQENLYDKIKTNFPIDNSPREQFHFIWQSMAEFQKENPLAFDFLEMQYNLPYLDKKSIEKRATLLKFLTRFAHNNRSIFRKLPPDALIAIVWGAFVGLVKGSRSGKIKLDPSFLKESEELMWNAIRLPNETTLI, encoded by the coding sequence TTGGTAGAAAAGTCGTTAAAGCTAAATAAAAGTGAAGAGATCCTTACTGCTGCCCTGGAATTATTCACAGCGAAAGGATTTGATGGAACTGCAGTGCCACTCATTGCTGAACGAGCCAATGTGGCTGCCGGAACCATTTATCGATATTTTGCTAGCAAGGAAGAACTAGTCAATAGCCTCTTCCAACGTTGGCAAGAAAATCTATATGATAAAATCAAAACGAATTTTCCTATCGATAATAGTCCCAGGGAACAGTTTCATTTCATTTGGCAATCAATGGCCGAATTCCAAAAAGAAAATCCACTGGCATTTGATTTTTTGGAAATGCAGTACAATCTTCCTTATTTAGATAAAAAGAGTATAGAAAAACGAGCAACTTTGTTAAAATTCCTAACTCGTTTTGCACATAACAATCGTTCTATTTTCAGAAAATTGCCACCTGATGCATTAATTGCCATTGTTTGGGGAGCCTTTGTTGGATTGGTCAAAGGTTCCAGAAGTGGAAAAATTAAATTGGATCCTAGTTTTTTAAAGGAATCTGAAGAACTTATGTGGAATGCGATTCGATTACCAAACGAAACAACATTAATCTAA
- the rlmD gene encoding 23S rRNA (uracil(1939)-C(5))-methyltransferase RlmD, with protein MTTSPGTKICTHFGTCGGCNYLDIDYTKELRKKEQNIKELFKTYRHLEFRTIVPSPSPEYYRHKIQLPFGRRNIANKTLLTLGLFNKESTFVLDQTECQIQDPGLTEIALAVKQWARREGLLPYNEKSKRGMMKYLVARKSFSTGEIILGIVTAKEDLPHAKDASKRLHTAIQNRIGKTGKFGKIVGIIQNINTKHTTMALGREEHLLWGRPYIHEHFGKHKFRVGLSTFLQVNPIQTPSLYNLVLDEIEPNSRVIDAYSGIGTISFWIAGNCKEVIGIEENPNSHKTALESVKYNKVHNVRFRKGRVAEVLPTLFGKNFDTLVLDPPRTGLGVEVAETILGMGFKKIVYVSCDPVSLREDTNLLARQYFLNSVQPVDMFPRTDHVETVAVFRNKSLT; from the coding sequence ATGACAACAAGTCCTGGAACAAAAATCTGCACTCATTTCGGAACCTGTGGAGGTTGTAATTATCTAGACATCGATTACACCAAAGAACTTCGAAAAAAAGAACAAAACATCAAAGAACTTTTTAAAACCTATCGCCATTTAGAATTTCGCACTATTGTTCCTAGTCCCTCACCGGAATACTACCGTCATAAAATCCAACTCCCTTTTGGACGTAGAAACATTGCCAATAAAACCTTACTCACATTAGGTTTATTTAATAAAGAATCTACATTTGTCCTCGACCAAACCGAATGCCAAATCCAAGATCCAGGGCTTACCGAAATTGCACTGGCCGTCAAACAATGGGCGAGAAGAGAGGGACTTCTGCCTTATAACGAAAAATCTAAACGAGGAATGATGAAATACCTTGTGGCTAGAAAATCTTTTTCCACAGGAGAAATCATTCTGGGGATTGTCACTGCTAAAGAAGATCTTCCTCATGCCAAAGATGCATCCAAAAGACTCCACACCGCCATCCAAAACCGAATTGGGAAAACAGGAAAGTTTGGAAAAATTGTAGGAATCATCCAAAACATCAATACAAAACATACAACTATGGCTCTTGGTCGTGAAGAACACCTGTTATGGGGTAGGCCATACATCCACGAACATTTTGGAAAACATAAGTTTCGCGTAGGTCTTTCTACTTTTTTACAAGTAAACCCTATCCAAACTCCCAGTTTGTATAATTTGGTTCTCGACGAAATCGAACCAAATTCCCGAGTCATAGACGCTTATTCTGGAATTGGTACCATTTCGTTTTGGATTGCCGGAAACTGCAAAGAAGTGATAGGAATTGAAGAAAATCCCAACTCACACAAAACCGCACTAGAATCAGTAAAATACAATAAAGTACATAATGTACGATTTCGCAAAGGAAGGGTGGCCGAAGTATTACCTACCCTTTTTGGAAAAAACTTTGATACCTTGGTGCTCGATCCTCCACGCACTGGGCTTGGGGTCGAAGTGGCAGAAACAATTTTGGGAATGGGTTTCAAAAAAATTGTCTATGTATCTTGTGATCCTGTAAGTCTCCGAGAAGATACAAATCTACTCGCAAGGCAATACTTCTTAAATTCGGTGCAACCAGTGGATATGTTTCCAAGAACCGACCACGTAGAAACCGTAGCGGTTTTTAGAAACAAAAGTCTCACATAA
- a CDS encoding sensor histidine kinase yields MAPNSSFARIWQNPSDFPPEAVLRELENLLRSNPDFWLKINRDGFIVDYKTSRFVNIGDKPETLLGKHIDVGLPPYLREITAEALAYLSEKKSQVFWKEYSYGIEPNIRYVEVRFVVLYEGYIMSNHRDITERKRLENAFLESESRFLSMAQNAADSIIIINDEGIIQFFNKTAENTFGYTHDEVIGKNVTMIIPGEYKEKHDEYLRRYKATGTQHIIGVGRELVALRKSGEIFPCELSVGEFKTKSGKMFTGILRDISQRKIQEQELYQYRNHLEELVESQTMDLKMSKNIAEEASYMKSLFLANISHELKTPIHAILSYAELGEEKSATVTPEKIKEYFQIIDSSGKRLLGLLENLLDIAKLESGKMRYLFEKNCLKETAKFVINEMRVILEKRGITVVLLDKEERWEAEFDYERIQQVIRNILSNALKFIPNDTNIEISMVRREFIPRKTQSYVNGIGIQIRDFGPGIPPEDLDKIFEKFIQSKQVKAGTKGTGLGLSISREIVNDHHGLLYAENHETKGAVFTMLIPCSREELR; encoded by the coding sequence ATGGCACCAAATTCTTCATTTGCCCGTATTTGGCAGAATCCTTCCGACTTTCCGCCGGAAGCTGTACTTCGGGAATTGGAAAACCTACTTAGGTCCAATCCAGATTTCTGGCTCAAAATCAATCGAGACGGATTTATCGTTGATTATAAAACATCAAGGTTTGTGAACATTGGGGACAAACCAGAAACGCTACTTGGCAAACACATCGATGTGGGTCTTCCTCCTTATTTACGTGAAATCACTGCCGAAGCTTTGGCATATTTATCTGAGAAAAAAAGCCAAGTTTTTTGGAAAGAATACTCTTATGGTATAGAACCAAACATTCGATATGTGGAAGTTCGATTTGTAGTTCTCTATGAAGGTTATATCATGTCCAACCATAGGGATATCACAGAAAGGAAACGATTGGAGAATGCGTTTTTAGAAAGTGAATCGAGATTCCTTTCCATGGCACAAAATGCCGCCGATTCCATTATCATCATTAATGATGAAGGTATTATCCAGTTTTTTAACAAAACAGCAGAAAATACCTTTGGATATACACATGATGAAGTCATTGGAAAAAATGTTACGATGATCATTCCTGGTGAATATAAAGAAAAACATGATGAGTACTTAAGAAGATATAAAGCAACAGGGACTCAACATATCATCGGAGTGGGAAGAGAACTTGTTGCACTAAGAAAATCAGGTGAAATTTTTCCTTGTGAATTGTCCGTAGGTGAATTTAAAACGAAATCAGGGAAAATGTTTACAGGTATTTTACGAGACATTAGTCAAAGGAAAATCCAAGAACAAGAGTTATACCAATATAGAAACCATTTGGAAGAGTTGGTAGAAAGCCAAACGATGGACTTAAAAATGTCCAAAAACATTGCGGAAGAAGCTTCCTATATGAAATCTCTTTTTTTAGCAAATATTTCGCATGAACTAAAAACACCAATCCATGCCATTTTAAGTTATGCTGAACTAGGAGAAGAAAAATCTGCCACAGTAACTCCAGAAAAGATTAAAGAGTATTTTCAGATTATTGATTCTTCCGGTAAACGATTGTTAGGTTTGTTGGAAAATTTATTAGATATTGCCAAATTAGAATCTGGCAAAATGCGTTATTTATTTGAGAAAAATTGTCTGAAAGAAACGGCAAAGTTTGTGATCAATGAAATGCGAGTGATTTTGGAAAAAAGAGGGATTACAGTTGTCTTACTAGATAAGGAAGAACGATGGGAAGCCGAGTTTGACTACGAAAGAATCCAACAAGTGATACGAAATATCCTCTCAAATGCATTAAAATTCATCCCAAATGACACTAATATTGAAATTAGTATGGTTAGAAGAGAATTTATTCCGAGAAAAACTCAGTCATATGTCAACGGTATCGGAATACAGATTCGCGACTTCGGACCGGGGATTCCTCCGGAAGATTTGGATAAAATTTTTGAAAAATTCATCCAATCCAAACAAGTGAAAGCGGGGACAAAAGGCACGGGGCTTGGTTTGTCTATCTCCAGAGAAATTGTGAATGACCACCACGGGTTGTTGTATGCCGAGAACCATGAAACAAAGGGAGCAGTTTTTACTATGTTAATTCCTTGTTCTCGTGAGGAACTCCGATGA
- a CDS encoding GMC family oxidoreductase, producing the protein MDKLINVSYLQKDLDLEADFVVVGSGAGGGTSAEILAKAGFKVIIVEEGNYETSKDFNLKELSTFNRLYFEGATRPTKDRAFTVVQGRTVGGSTVVNWTTCIKTPKETLEYWENDLGIQGYSSKELEPWFEVASKRLSIQTWEAHNQNNNLLSLGAKKLGWRYSSIRRNVKNCHMLGYCGLGCPVDAKQSQLVTTIPSALKEKTTLLYNTKAIRYEWKDNRIDHLYCIPANVHGIKTPTIRLFAKHFITSAGAINSPALLLRSKLPDPYQLIGKRTFVQLHNYSVAEMPSSVFGFFGAPQSVASDEFLWKDGVTGRAGYNIEAVGAQPIVLMNLRKLVGDEFEAYVKSYPNLHVLVSQIRDGFNEESQGGTVSLNDAGYPILDYPLNDYIIDGIRRSYLSMAECQFGAGAKTVVPANNAVSPYSSWIDAKKGIESMIIQSPNTVVNSTHPLGGNPMGKDPKTSVVDTSGKFHHLKNLSVIDGSIFPTSLGVNPSFTIYSIASKLANQLARKII; encoded by the coding sequence ATGGATAAATTAATCAATGTTTCTTATTTGCAAAAAGATTTAGATTTAGAAGCAGATTTTGTCGTTGTTGGATCTGGTGCCGGTGGTGGAACCAGTGCGGAGATATTAGCAAAAGCTGGGTTTAAAGTTATCATCGTTGAAGAGGGAAATTATGAGACGAGTAAAGACTTTAATCTGAAAGAACTTTCTACTTTTAATCGATTGTACTTTGAGGGTGCAACTCGACCAACAAAAGATAGAGCATTTACGGTTGTTCAAGGCAGAACTGTGGGTGGGTCAACAGTGGTCAATTGGACTACGTGTATCAAAACACCAAAGGAAACTTTAGAATATTGGGAAAATGATTTAGGGATACAAGGTTATAGTTCAAAAGAGTTGGAACCTTGGTTTGAGGTTGCATCCAAAAGACTTTCCATTCAAACATGGGAAGCTCATAACCAAAACAATAATTTACTTAGTCTTGGTGCTAAAAAGTTGGGATGGCGTTATAGTTCGATTCGGCGCAATGTTAAAAATTGTCATATGTTAGGTTATTGTGGATTAGGTTGTCCAGTTGATGCCAAACAAAGCCAACTAGTCACTACAATTCCGTCTGCATTAAAAGAAAAAACAACCTTACTCTATAATACGAAAGCCATTCGTTATGAGTGGAAAGATAATCGAATCGATCATTTATATTGTATACCGGCCAATGTTCATGGAATAAAAACACCGACGATTCGTTTGTTTGCAAAACATTTTATTACCAGTGCAGGAGCGATCAATTCTCCTGCTCTATTGTTACGATCAAAACTTCCTGATCCATACCAATTGATTGGGAAAAGAACTTTTGTACAATTACACAATTACTCTGTGGCAGAAATGCCTTCATCAGTTTTTGGATTTTTTGGAGCTCCACAATCAGTCGCATCTGATGAATTTCTATGGAAGGACGGAGTTACAGGGAGAGCTGGCTACAATATAGAAGCAGTTGGAGCACAACCGATTGTTCTGATGAACTTGCGTAAGTTGGTTGGAGATGAGTTTGAAGCCTATGTAAAAAGTTATCCAAACTTGCATGTATTAGTATCACAAATTCGAGATGGGTTTAATGAAGAAAGTCAAGGTGGAACAGTAAGTTTAAATGATGCTGGTTATCCAATTCTTGATTATCCATTGAATGATTATATAATTGATGGAATTAGAAGGTCTTACCTCTCGATGGCGGAATGTCAGTTTGGAGCAGGAGCCAAGACAGTTGTACCAGCTAATAATGCAGTTTCACCATATTCCTCTTGGATAGATGCCAAAAAAGGAATTGAGTCAATGATCATTCAATCGCCTAATACAGTTGTAAACTCAACACATCCGTTAGGTGGAAATCCAATGGGTAAAGATCCAAAAACTTCTGTAGTTGATACATCAGGAAAGTTTCATCATTTAAAAAATTTATCAGTGATTGATGGATCAATTTTTCCAACAAGTCTTGGTGTGAACCCAAGTTTTACGATTTATTCCATAGCATCGAAATTAGCCAATCAACTGGCAAGGAAAATAATCTAA
- a CDS encoding bile acid:sodium symporter, with product MLTRVEEILFASMIFFLMVAMGTTLTLENFKKAIQSKRPLLIGMLSQFGFMPLIAFGLSNIFGLSPLFSVGLILVGCTPGGTTSNLLTYYAKGDVALSISMTITSTVLAAVMMPFLFWLYCSGFNAEQIQIPFKSIIGSIIILIIPVLVGIKIRSSNQRLALKIEKIGSILGILMILFLLIVMIPKNIELLNKTTWEMYISAILITVLGYFFGYAFSKFLNLTERQSTTVSLETGIQNGPLTIAVILLSFSKSQINEILWMPLLYALFVPVTSSFATYYFYLKSKKNQKELV from the coding sequence ATGTTAACGCGAGTAGAAGAAATTTTATTTGCTTCAATGATTTTTTTCCTAATGGTTGCAATGGGAACAACCCTCACGTTAGAAAATTTTAAAAAAGCAATTCAAAGTAAAAGACCACTATTAATCGGAATGTTATCTCAATTTGGATTCATGCCGCTCATTGCTTTTGGATTATCAAACATCTTTGGATTATCACCTTTATTTTCAGTCGGACTGATTTTGGTTGGATGTACACCAGGTGGGACTACTTCAAATTTATTAACTTATTACGCAAAAGGCGATGTTGCCTTAAGTATAAGTATGACGATTACTTCAACTGTTCTCGCAGCAGTTATGATGCCATTTTTGTTTTGGCTGTATTGTTCAGGCTTCAATGCAGAACAAATTCAGATTCCTTTTAAAAGTATTATTGGTTCTATAATTATATTAATCATTCCAGTTTTGGTTGGAATTAAAATAAGATCATCTAATCAAAGATTGGCGTTAAAAATTGAAAAGATCGGAAGTATTTTAGGAATACTAATGATCTTATTTTTATTAATTGTTATGATTCCAAAAAACATTGAATTACTGAATAAGACAACTTGGGAGATGTACATTTCAGCAATTCTAATTACAGTTTTAGGGTATTTCTTTGGTTATGCATTTAGTAAATTTCTAAATTTAACAGAACGCCAAAGTACAACGGTATCGCTTGAAACTGGAATTCAAAATGGGCCACTTACAATTGCTGTCATTTTACTAAGTTTTTCAAAAAGCCAGATAAATGAAATTCTTTGGATGCCGCTTTTGTATGCTCTGTTTGTTCCCGTGACTTCATCATTTGCTACATATTATTTTTATTTAAAATCAAAAAAGAATCAGAAGGAATTAGTTTAA